The Anas acuta chromosome 2, bAnaAcu1.1, whole genome shotgun sequence genome contains a region encoding:
- the AGR3 gene encoding anterior gradient protein 3 isoform X2, whose amino-acid sequence MFHSTLALPLLLIAVSSNLAMAIKKEKRAPQTLSRGWGDEITWVQTYEEGLYQAKKSNKPLMVIHHLEDCQYCQALKKAFAENEEHETTDKNLSPDGQYVPRIMFIDPSLTVRADITGRYSNRLYAYEPQDMPFLIENMKKALRLIQTEL is encoded by the exons ATGTTCCATTCAACATTGGCCTTGCCCCTTCTGCTAATTGCAGTCTCATCAAACCTTGCAATGGcaatcaaaaaggaaaaaagagcacCTCAGACACTATCAAGAG GGTGGGGAGATGAAATAACCTGGGTACAAACTTATGAAGAAGGGCTTTATCAAGCAAAGAAAAG TAACAAGCCACTGATGGTCATTCACCATTTGGAAGACTGCCAATACTGCCAAg CACTGAAGAAAGCTTttgctgaaaatgaagag CATGAAACTACAGATAAAAACCTGTCACCTGATGGACAATATGTGCCTCGAATCATGTTCATAG ACCCATCTCTCACAGTAAGAGCTGATATCACAGGAAGATACTCTAATCGGCTATACGCTTATGAGCCACAAGACATGCCATTCT taatagAGAACATGAAGAAAGCATTACGTCTCATTCAGACAGAACtgtaa
- the AGR3 gene encoding anterior gradient protein 3 isoform X1, whose translation MFHSTLALPLLLIAVSSNLAMAIKKEKRAPQTLSRGWGDEITWVQTYEEGLYQAKKSNKPLMVIHHLEDCQYCQALKKAFAENEEVQEMAQNNFIMLNLMHETTDKNLSPDGQYVPRIMFIDPSLTVRADITGRYSNRLYAYEPQDMPFLIENMKKALRLIQTEL comes from the exons ATGTTCCATTCAACATTGGCCTTGCCCCTTCTGCTAATTGCAGTCTCATCAAACCTTGCAATGGcaatcaaaaaggaaaaaagagcacCTCAGACACTATCAAGAG GGTGGGGAGATGAAATAACCTGGGTACAAACTTATGAAGAAGGGCTTTATCAAGCAAAGAAAAG TAACAAGCCACTGATGGTCATTCACCATTTGGAAGACTGCCAATACTGCCAAg CACTGAAGAAAGCTTttgctgaaaatgaagaggTACAAGAAATGGCCCAAAATAACTTCATTATGCTGAATCTCATG CATGAAACTACAGATAAAAACCTGTCACCTGATGGACAATATGTGCCTCGAATCATGTTCATAG ACCCATCTCTCACAGTAAGAGCTGATATCACAGGAAGATACTCTAATCGGCTATACGCTTATGAGCCACAAGACATGCCATTCT taatagAGAACATGAAGAAAGCATTACGTCTCATTCAGACAGAACtgtaa